A genomic region of Sphingobium sp. HWE2-09 contains the following coding sequences:
- the rplO gene encoding 50S ribosomal protein L15, with the protein MTFKLNDIRDNDGARKGRMRVGRGIGSGKGKTAGRGQKGAKARSGVAINGFEGGQMPLHMRIPKRGFNNIFANDYAIVNLGAVQKAIDAGKLDAAATIDQAALNAANLTRGGKDGVRLLAKGELTAKVSFLVAGASKSAIDAVEKAGGKVDVIEVVPAAEKAKAKKGTTLAAKKAAHKG; encoded by the coding sequence ATGACTTTTAAGCTGAACGACATCCGTGACAATGATGGCGCCCGCAAGGGCCGTATGCGCGTCGGACGCGGCATCGGCTCGGGCAAAGGCAAGACCGCCGGTCGCGGCCAGAAGGGTGCCAAGGCGCGTTCGGGCGTCGCCATCAACGGCTTTGAGGGTGGCCAGATGCCGCTCCACATGCGTATCCCGAAGCGCGGCTTCAACAACATCTTCGCGAACGATTATGCGATCGTGAACCTGGGCGCGGTGCAGAAGGCGATCGACGCGGGCAAGCTGGACGCTGCTGCGACCATCGACCAGGCTGCGCTCAACGCCGCCAACCTGACCCGCGGTGGCAAGGACGGCGTCCGTCTGCTCGCCAAGGGCGAACTGACCGCCAAGGTCAGCTTCCTGGTCGCCGGCGCGTCGAAGAGCGCGATCGACGCCGTCGAAAAGGCCGGTGGCAAGGTCGACGTGATCGAAGTCGTTCCCGCCGCTGAAAAGGCGAAGGCCAAGAAGGGCACTACCCTGGCCGCCAAGAAGGCCGCGCATAAAGGCTGA
- the rpsE gene encoding 30S ribosomal protein S5 encodes MADENTNEVVAPVEGGETAPTENRGPGRGRGNRGGGDRNRGERGGRGRRDDRRGGNRDEDQGEELIEKLVHINRVSKTVKGGKRFGFAALVVVGDGKGRAGFGHGKAREVPEAISKATAAAKKAMVRVPLKEGRTLHHDGLGHFGAGKVTVRSAPAGTGIIAGGPMRAVFEALGVADVVTKSNGTSNPYNMIRATFAALGEQTSPKSVAQRRGKKVADLLRRGGASAEVAQADAEAIAE; translated from the coding sequence ATGGCTGACGAAAACACCAACGAAGTCGTCGCACCCGTCGAGGGTGGCGAGACTGCACCGACCGAAAACCGCGGTCCCGGCCGTGGCCGTGGCAACCGTGGCGGTGGTGACCGCAACCGTGGCGAGCGTGGCGGCCGTGGCCGTCGCGACGATCGCCGTGGCGGCAACCGCGACGAAGATCAGGGCGAAGAACTGATCGAGAAGCTGGTTCACATCAACCGCGTCAGCAAGACCGTCAAGGGCGGCAAGCGCTTCGGTTTCGCGGCTCTGGTCGTCGTGGGCGACGGCAAGGGTCGTGCGGGCTTCGGCCATGGCAAGGCGCGCGAAGTGCCTGAAGCCATCAGCAAGGCGACTGCCGCCGCCAAGAAGGCGATGGTCCGCGTTCCGCTGAAGGAAGGCCGCACGCTGCATCATGATGGCCTGGGCCATTTCGGTGCGGGCAAGGTGACCGTCCGTTCGGCGCCTGCCGGTACGGGTATCATCGCCGGTGGTCCGATGCGCGCTGTGTTCGAAGCGCTCGGCGTCGCAGATGTCGTGACCAAGTCGAACGGCACGTCGAACCCCTATAACATGATCCGTGCAACCTTCGCGGCGCTGGGCGAACAGACCAGCCCCAAGTCGGTGGCGCAGCGTCGCGGCAAGAAGGTCGCCGACCTTCTGCGTCGTGGCGGTGCCTCCGCTGAAGTCGCGCAGGCCGATGCCGAAGCGATTGCGGAGTAA
- the secY gene encoding preprotein translocase subunit SecY: MASRADQLASNLSLAKFSQATDLKKRLWFTLGALIVFRFLSFVPLPGVDPTALSQLYSQTNGGILDIFNTFSGGSLSRMSLIALGVMPYITASIVVQLAASLSPQLAAIKKEGESGRKKLNQWTRYGTVGLTAVQGYFIAVGLESFGAQSGVAAVIEPGLLFRLTAVVSLIGGTMFLMWLGEQITSRGIGNGVSLIIMAGIVAQLPVTLSNLFKSGSEGSISGLLIFLVMVMAVGLILLICFMERAQRRVLIQYPKRQTRQGLMQADRSHLPLKVNTAGVIPPIFASSLLLMPLTISQFAGQTVAGESKWGDFVLTLNQYLSHGSPVYMGLYGLGIVFFCFFYTAVVFNPEETADNLKRNGGFIPGIRPGKNTENYLDYVLTRITVIGAAYLAFICLVPEFAIARAGIPFYLGGTSLLIVVNVTVDTVTQIQSHLLAHQYGDLIKKAKLKGRLR, from the coding sequence ATGGCATCGAGAGCCGACCAGCTCGCATCCAATCTCAGCCTCGCGAAGTTCAGCCAGGCGACCGACCTCAAGAAGCGCCTGTGGTTTACGCTCGGCGCATTGATCGTGTTCCGCTTCCTCAGCTTCGTGCCGCTGCCCGGCGTCGATCCGACCGCCCTGTCGCAGCTGTACAGCCAGACCAATGGCGGCATCCTCGACATCTTCAACACCTTCTCGGGTGGGTCGCTGTCGCGCATGAGCCTGATCGCGCTGGGCGTCATGCCCTATATCACCGCGTCGATCGTGGTGCAGCTGGCCGCCAGCCTCTCGCCGCAACTCGCGGCGATCAAGAAGGAAGGCGAAAGCGGGCGCAAGAAGCTCAACCAGTGGACCCGCTACGGCACCGTCGGCCTCACCGCGGTGCAGGGCTATTTCATCGCCGTGGGTCTGGAAAGCTTCGGCGCCCAGTCGGGTGTCGCCGCGGTGATCGAACCGGGCCTGCTGTTCCGCCTGACCGCGGTCGTGTCGCTGATCGGCGGCACCATGTTCCTGATGTGGCTGGGTGAACAGATCACCTCGCGCGGGATCGGCAACGGCGTGTCGCTCATCATCATGGCGGGCATCGTCGCCCAGCTGCCCGTGACGCTCAGCAACCTGTTCAAGTCGGGCAGCGAAGGCTCGATCTCGGGCCTGCTGATCTTCCTGGTGATGGTGATGGCCGTGGGCCTCATCCTGCTGATCTGCTTCATGGAGCGGGCGCAGCGCCGGGTGCTGATCCAATATCCCAAGCGCCAGACGCGCCAGGGCTTGATGCAGGCCGACCGCAGCCATCTGCCGCTCAAGGTCAACACCGCTGGCGTCATCCCGCCAATCTTCGCGTCCTCGCTGCTGTTGATGCCGCTGACCATCTCGCAGTTCGCGGGTCAGACCGTCGCTGGCGAAAGCAAGTGGGGCGATTTCGTCCTGACGCTCAACCAATATCTGTCGCATGGCAGCCCGGTCTATATGGGCCTTTATGGCCTGGGCATCGTCTTCTTCTGCTTCTTCTACACCGCCGTGGTGTTCAATCCGGAAGAGACGGCCGACAATCTCAAGCGCAATGGCGGCTTCATCCCCGGCATCCGTCCGGGCAAGAATACCGAAAATTATCTCGATTATGTGCTGACGCGCATCACCGTCATCGGTGCGGCCTATCTGGCCTTCATCTGCCTGGTGCCGGAATTTGCCATCGCACGCGCGGGCATCCCTTTCTATCTGGGTGGGACCAGCCTGCTGATCGTCGTCAACGTCACCGTCGACACCGTGACCCAGATCCAGAGCCATCTGCTCGCCCATCAATATGGCGACCTGATCAAGAAGGCGAAGCTCAAGGGCCGTCTGCGCTAA
- the lepA gene encoding translation elongation factor 4, which translates to MTELSHIRNFSIIAHIDHGKSTLADRLIQRTGGLTDREMSAQVLDNMDIEKERGITIKAQTVRLDYTAQDGQTYELNLMDTPGHVDFAYEVSRSLAACEGALLVVDAAQGVEAQTLANVYQSIEHDHEIVPVLNKIDLPAAEPEKVRKEIEDVIGLDASEAVLASAKSGIGIDEILEAIVKKIPPPKGDRNAPLEAMLVDSWYDPYLGVVILVRVVNGVIKKGQAIKFMIGGTEHLIDRVGCMRPKIETLPELAAGEIGFITAQIKEIAQTRVGDTITTVKNGATKPLPGFKEVQPVVFCGLFPVDANDFDKLRDSISKLRLNDASFSFEMESSAALGFGFRCGFLGLLHLEIIQERLTREYDLDLITTAPSVVYKIQLTYGAGEIELHNPADMPDPTKIDEIEEPWIEAIIYCPDEYLGSILKLCQDRRGIQKNLTYVGGRAQVTYELPLNEVVFDFYDRLKSISRGYASFDYHQIGYREGDLVKMSIMVNSEPVDALSMIVHRGTAESRGRGMCERLKDLIPRHLFKIPIQAAIGGKVIARETIAAMRKDVTAKCYGGDISRKKKLLDKQKEGKKRMREYGSVQIPQEAFIAALRMGDEN; encoded by the coding sequence ATGACCGAACTCAGCCATATCCGTAACTTTTCCATCATCGCCCATATCGACCATGGCAAATCGACGTTGGCCGACCGCCTGATCCAGCGCACCGGCGGCCTGACCGACCGGGAGATGAGCGCCCAGGTTCTCGACAATATGGACATCGAGAAGGAGCGCGGCATCACGATCAAGGCGCAGACGGTGCGCCTGGATTATACCGCCCAGGACGGCCAGACCTATGAGCTGAACCTGATGGACACGCCCGGTCATGTCGATTTCGCCTATGAAGTGTCGCGGTCGCTGGCCGCATGCGAGGGCGCGCTGCTGGTCGTGGACGCGGCGCAGGGCGTGGAAGCGCAGACGCTGGCCAATGTCTATCAGTCGATCGAGCATGACCATGAGATTGTGCCGGTGCTCAACAAGATCGATCTGCCCGCCGCCGAACCGGAAAAGGTGCGCAAGGAAATCGAGGATGTGATCGGCCTCGACGCGTCCGAAGCCGTGCTGGCAAGCGCCAAGTCGGGCATTGGCATCGATGAAATCCTCGAAGCCATCGTCAAGAAAATCCCCCCGCCCAAGGGCGATCGCAATGCGCCGTTGGAAGCGATGCTGGTCGATAGCTGGTACGATCCCTATCTGGGCGTCGTCATCCTGGTCCGCGTCGTCAACGGGGTCATCAAAAAAGGCCAGGCGATCAAGTTCATGATTGGCGGCACCGAACATCTGATCGACCGGGTCGGCTGTATGCGGCCCAAGATCGAGACGCTGCCCGAACTGGCGGCGGGCGAAATCGGCTTCATCACCGCGCAGATCAAGGAAATCGCGCAGACCCGCGTCGGCGACACCATCACCACGGTGAAGAATGGCGCGACCAAGCCGCTGCCGGGCTTCAAGGAAGTGCAGCCGGTGGTGTTCTGTGGCCTGTTCCCGGTCGACGCCAATGATTTCGACAAGCTGCGCGATTCGATCAGCAAGCTGCGCCTCAATGACGCCAGCTTCTCCTTCGAAATGGAGAGCAGCGCGGCGCTCGGCTTCGGCTTCCGCTGCGGCTTCCTCGGCCTCCTCCATCTGGAAATCATCCAGGAGCGGCTGACCCGCGAATATGACCTTGACCTCATCACCACCGCGCCGTCGGTGGTGTACAAGATCCAGCTGACCTATGGCGCGGGCGAGATCGAACTGCACAATCCGGCCGACATGCCCGACCCGACCAAGATCGACGAGATCGAGGAGCCGTGGATCGAGGCGATCATCTATTGCCCCGACGAATATCTCGGCTCCATCCTGAAACTCTGCCAGGACCGACGCGGCATCCAGAAGAACCTGACCTATGTAGGCGGGCGCGCACAGGTGACCTACGAACTGCCCTTGAACGAAGTGGTGTTCGACTTCTACGACCGGCTGAAGAGCATCAGCCGGGGCTATGCCAGCTTCGACTATCACCAGATCGGCTATCGCGAGGGCGATCTGGTCAAGATGAGCATCATGGTCAACTCCGAACCCGTCGATGCGCTCAGCATGATCGTCCATCGCGGCACGGCGGAATCGCGCGGGCGCGGCATGTGCGAACGGCTGAAGGATCTGATCCCCCGCCACCTGTTCAAGATCCCGATTCAAGCGGCGATCGGCGGCAAGGTGATCGCGCGCGAGACGATCGCGGCGATGCGCAAGGACGTTACCGCCAAATGCTATGGCGGCGACATCAGCCGCAAGAAGAAGCTGCTCGACAAGCAGAAGGAAGGCAAGAAGCGGATGCGCGAATATGGCAGCGTCCAGATCCCGCAGGAAGCCTTCATCGCCGCGCTGCGCATGGGCGACGAGAACTGA
- a CDS encoding GDYXXLXY domain-containing protein — protein sequence MTPARHRLLLAGALLLPLSALAAMWAVTHRQAQQGQDWLIPIEGYDPRDLLRGHYVQYRYAWPTAPAREGESRADPGLADALCVIGVAPHIRAVRPLPSAQDGAQDCAIILRATLGTRRQVRGLESGIFFASQSQAIALSRKLADPRLQGLVRVRVRSDGVMRPVAMDFRARPKS from the coding sequence ATGACGCCCGCCCGCCATCGCCTGCTGCTTGCCGGGGCATTGCTGCTGCCGCTGTCGGCGCTGGCTGCGATGTGGGCGGTCACGCATCGCCAGGCGCAACAGGGGCAGGACTGGCTGATCCCGATCGAAGGCTATGACCCGCGCGACCTGCTGCGCGGTCACTATGTGCAATATCGCTATGCTTGGCCGACCGCACCAGCGCGCGAGGGGGAGAGCCGCGCCGATCCCGGGCTGGCCGATGCGCTGTGCGTGATCGGTGTGGCGCCGCATATCCGGGCGGTGCGGCCCCTGCCGTCCGCGCAGGACGGCGCGCAGGATTGCGCCATCATTTTGCGCGCGACGCTGGGCACGCGCCGTCAGGTGCGCGGGCTGGAAAGTGGGATTTTCTTCGCCTCGCAATCGCAGGCGATCGCCCTGTCGCGCAAGCTGGCCGATCCGCGGCTGCAGGGGCTGGTCCGCGTCCGGGTGCGCAGCGACGGCGTCATGCGCCCGGTGGCGATGGACTTTCGCGCCCGTCCGAAATCCTAA
- the relB gene encoding type II toxin-antitoxin system RelB family antitoxin: MNEHTPLTSEFDTPEQAIAWEIWLNAKVAASLADQRPPVAHDEAMARARAIIQAKARDGA, translated from the coding sequence GTGAACGAGCATACGCCTCTAACGTCCGAGTTTGATACGCCGGAACAGGCCATCGCCTGGGAAATATGGCTGAACGCCAAGGTGGCCGCGTCACTGGCAGACCAGCGCCCCCCGGTGGCGCATGACGAAGCCATGGCGCGGGCGCGGGCGATCATTCAGGCCAAGGCGCGCGACGGGGCGTGA
- a CDS encoding DUF2157 domain-containing protein: MSDRKLRAWQAAGLIDADTASAISAWEATHSRPIGLWAIIGLCALTIGLGLVSLVAANWDAIAGTVRLSIHFAIMAALAAGIWWRLPKGALNDHVSDAMLFVLAGLGLTFFGHVGQVYQTSSPLWQPLLAWLLLFSPLLLLFGRGWPVAGLWMVGLLGTLWAHADDHGHLWSAFGRVEPPHAALYWGLIACPPILVAGVAAWMRGVSDRPAFWRLIEQMAVAIVFTGVSVILLVRGWDSDSAVLPGSAEIQSVAMLCAAGAIGMARQTASGRATAGLLVVAAGLHLGQALLPALHGTGRTLIACLFFLLLWGAVAAAAIHAHWRRIFQAAVALLALRIIILSFELNDDLLGSGVGLILSGLFAMAVAWATVRLSRRYAPAREETA, from the coding sequence ATGTCGGATCGCAAATTAAGGGCGTGGCAAGCGGCGGGGCTGATCGACGCCGATACCGCCAGCGCGATCAGCGCGTGGGAGGCCACGCATAGCCGACCGATCGGCCTGTGGGCGATCATCGGCCTTTGCGCGCTGACGATCGGGCTGGGCTTGGTGTCGCTCGTCGCCGCCAATTGGGATGCGATTGCGGGGACGGTGCGGCTATCGATCCATTTTGCGATCATGGCCGCGCTGGCCGCCGGGATCTGGTGGCGGCTGCCCAAGGGCGCGCTGAACGACCATGTCAGTGACGCGATGCTGTTCGTGCTTGCGGGGCTGGGCCTGACCTTCTTCGGCCATGTCGGGCAGGTCTATCAGACCAGTTCGCCGCTATGGCAGCCGCTGCTGGCCTGGCTGCTGCTGTTTTCGCCGCTGTTGCTGCTGTTCGGGCGAGGCTGGCCCGTTGCGGGGCTGTGGATGGTCGGATTGCTGGGCACGCTATGGGCGCATGCCGATGATCATGGGCATCTCTGGTCGGCGTTCGGCCGGGTCGAACCGCCCCATGCGGCGCTCTATTGGGGGCTGATCGCCTGTCCGCCGATTCTGGTTGCCGGGGTGGCCGCGTGGATGCGAGGCGTGAGCGACCGGCCCGCCTTCTGGCGACTGATCGAGCAGATGGCCGTCGCCATCGTCTTCACCGGTGTCAGTGTCATCCTGCTGGTGCGCGGGTGGGACAGCGACAGCGCGGTCCTGCCAGGGAGCGCCGAGATCCAGAGCGTCGCGATGCTGTGCGCGGCGGGAGCGATCGGAATGGCGCGACAGACGGCATCCGGGCGGGCGACCGCGGGGCTGCTGGTGGTCGCCGCGGGGCTGCATCTTGGTCAGGCTTTGTTGCCTGCGCTGCATGGCACGGGCCGCACGTTGATCGCCTGCCTCTTCTTCCTACTGCTATGGGGCGCGGTCGCCGCGGCGGCGATCCATGCGCATTGGCGGCGCATCTTTCAGGCCGCGGTCGCGCTGCTCGCGTTGCGCATTATCATCCTGAGCTTCGAACTCAACGACGACCTGCTGGGCAGCGGCGTCGGGCTGATCCTGTCGGGCCTGTTCGCCATGGCTGTCGCCTGGGCGACGGTGCGGCTGTCGCGCCGTTACGCCCCGGCGCGGGAGGAGACAGCATGA
- the rpmD gene encoding 50S ribosomal protein L30: MATIKIKQIGSPIRRPADQKKILIGLGLGKMNRVVELEDTAEVRGAIKKLPHMVAVVEG, translated from the coding sequence ATGGCAACCATCAAGATCAAGCAGATCGGTTCGCCGATCCGCCGCCCTGCTGACCAGAAGAAGATTCTGATCGGCCTGGGTCTGGGCAAGATGAACCGCGTGGTGGAACTTGAAGACACGGCGGAAGTCCGCGGTGCAATCAAGAAGCTGCCCCACATGGTGGCGGTGGTCGAAGGCTGA
- the rplR gene encoding 50S ribosomal protein L18, which yields MAKLSLFARRRRRVRTALKAVSGTRPRLSIHRSGRHIYAQVIDDAQGKTLAAASTLDKDVRDKTGATAAAAADVGKRVAAAATAAGVTRVVFDRGGFLFHGRVKALADAAREAGLEF from the coding sequence ATGGCAAAGCTTTCCCTCTTCGCGCGGCGTCGTCGCCGCGTTCGCACCGCGCTCAAGGCGGTATCGGGCACGCGTCCGCGTCTGAGCATCCACCGTTCGGGCCGTCACATCTACGCCCAGGTAATCGACGATGCGCAGGGCAAGACCCTGGCCGCCGCGTCGACCCTGGACAAGGATGTGCGCGACAAGACCGGCGCAACCGCTGCGGCGGCTGCCGATGTCGGCAAGCGCGTCGCCGCTGCGGCGACCGCCGCTGGCGTCACCCGCGTCGTGTTCGACCGTGGTGGCTTCCTGTTCCATGGCCGCGTCAAGGCGCTGGCCGACGCGGCTCGTGAAGCCGGGCTGGAGTTCTGA
- a CDS encoding acyltransferase family protein — translation MTGTPLHRGRLTELDALRGIGALCVLIFHYSTRFHELFPQASHVPFSFPGGNYRVLLFFTISGFAIFFTLDRIRTVADFIVNRVARLYPAYLVAMLLTLSIEYLAHATRLLIGPVAILANFTMLQGFAFIPAVDGAYWTLTVEIAFYVCMIGIWKFAGLRRLEPVLAAWLAVRWLFWFWPDMPERVIMLLVLRYTPFFVIGMLAYRLWSGQRSVRQQAPYAALALLSIATMETWDVTIVGCVLLVAFLALIHGKLRFLALRPLIWLGGISYSFYLIHQHVGFVVMLEFARAGYSPWIGFAAAFLVALGLGTVINRLVERPAGEAIIAWWKRRRDKRPAPSRPVTSQG, via the coding sequence ATGACGGGAACGCCGCTCCATCGTGGCCGCTTGACGGAACTGGACGCCTTGCGAGGCATCGGGGCGCTATGCGTGCTGATCTTCCACTATTCGACCCGCTTCCATGAGCTGTTTCCCCAGGCGTCGCATGTGCCGTTCAGCTTTCCGGGCGGCAATTATCGCGTCCTGCTGTTCTTCACCATTTCCGGGTTTGCGATCTTCTTCACGCTCGATCGCATCCGCACCGTCGCCGATTTTATCGTCAATCGCGTCGCCCGGCTCTATCCAGCCTATCTGGTTGCGATGCTGCTGACGCTGTCGATCGAATATCTCGCCCACGCCACGCGGTTGCTGATCGGCCCGGTCGCGATCCTCGCCAATTTCACCATGTTGCAGGGCTTCGCCTTCATACCGGCCGTCGATGGCGCCTATTGGACGCTGACGGTCGAGATCGCCTTCTATGTGTGCATGATCGGCATCTGGAAATTTGCCGGGTTACGCCGCCTGGAGCCGGTGCTCGCCGCATGGCTGGCGGTGCGCTGGCTGTTCTGGTTCTGGCCGGACATGCCCGAACGCGTCATCATGTTGCTGGTGCTGCGCTACACGCCCTTCTTCGTGATCGGCATGTTGGCCTATCGGCTCTGGTCGGGGCAACGCAGCGTTCGCCAACAAGCGCCCTATGCGGCGCTGGCGCTGCTGTCGATCGCGACGATGGAAACATGGGACGTTACGATCGTGGGCTGCGTGCTGCTGGTCGCCTTCCTGGCGCTGATTCACGGCAAGCTGCGCTTCCTGGCGTTGCGCCCGCTCATCTGGCTGGGCGGGATCAGCTACAGCTTCTACCTGATCCACCAGCATGTCGGTTTCGTCGTGATGCTGGAATTTGCCCGCGCGGGCTACAGCCCCTGGATCGGCTTCGCCGCCGCCTTCCTGGTCGCGCTGGGGCTGGGCACGGTCATCAACCGTCTGGTCGAGCGTCCGGCGGGGGAGGCGATCATCGCCTGGTGGAAGCGCCGCCGCGACAAACGCCCGGCGCCATCGCGCCCCGTCACCAGCCAGGGGTGA
- a CDS encoding PH domain-containing protein — MSDIWLYDEHPAMFRAHPLLFLLLLVSVVGIIGIGIWWVQHKGERLALSEREVLLERGLLAKQRTEIALTSIRSVRITQSFGQRLFGVGHVELFSAGDVAEIAIKNMPRPDRIRAIAAARNLDLLPQR, encoded by the coding sequence GTGAGCGACATCTGGCTATATGACGAACATCCCGCGATGTTCCGGGCGCATCCGCTGCTCTTCCTTTTGCTGCTGGTATCGGTCGTGGGCATTATCGGCATCGGCATCTGGTGGGTGCAGCATAAGGGCGAGCGACTGGCGCTGAGCGAACGCGAAGTCCTGCTGGAGCGCGGGCTGCTCGCCAAGCAGCGCACGGAAATCGCGCTGACCAGCATCCGGTCGGTGCGCATCACGCAAAGTTTCGGCCAGCGCCTCTTTGGCGTCGGCCATGTCGAACTGTTCAGCGCGGGCGACGTCGCCGAAATCGCGATCAAGAATATGCCGCGGCCCGACCGCATCCGGGCGATCGCCGCCGCTCGCAACCTGGATCTGCTGCCGCAACGATAG
- a CDS encoding type II toxin-antitoxin system RelE/ParE family toxin gives MRLLWRASALDDLEAVISYIAQRNPAAAIRLQDAIEACAERLAEHPFLYRIGRVGGMREAVVHPNYILMYRVTSDSVEIVNLVHARREYP, from the coding sequence ATGCGGTTGCTTTGGCGCGCCAGCGCGCTGGACGATCTTGAGGCCGTCATCAGCTATATTGCGCAGCGCAATCCAGCGGCAGCGATCCGATTGCAGGACGCGATAGAGGCCTGTGCCGAGCGATTGGCCGAGCATCCTTTTCTGTATCGCATCGGGCGCGTGGGTGGCATGCGCGAAGCGGTTGTGCATCCCAACTATATCCTGATGTATCGGGTGACGAGTGACTCGGTTGAAATCGTCAATCTTGTCCATGCGCGCCGGGAATATCCATGA
- a CDS encoding CsgG/HfaB family protein: MRGLKKLTTAMMCLSMVAPQAMAADKGSSGRQAQTRKQMEIPRCTKRLGTVAIVEPDNQWWRELNLGSPEAIIKLFVQQSGCFGIVNRGRSMASRNMERAMADSGELQAGSNLGKGQVKAADYFIQPDIVTTNRNSGGNAIGGLVGGFLGGRTLGALAGGISVKKSEANVMLSVVNARTTEEEVMAEGYFRKSDLSFGGGGGLGWMSGLAAVGGGGYQNTDIGQVIVLAYLDAYTKMVTQMGGLPENAAAAAPVAQ; this comes from the coding sequence ATGCGTGGATTGAAAAAGCTGACGACAGCCATGATGTGCCTGTCGATGGTCGCACCGCAGGCGATGGCGGCCGACAAGGGATCGTCGGGTCGTCAGGCGCAGACACGGAAGCAGATGGAGATCCCGCGCTGCACCAAGCGGCTGGGCACCGTCGCGATCGTGGAGCCTGACAATCAGTGGTGGCGCGAACTCAATCTGGGCAGCCCCGAAGCGATCATCAAATTGTTCGTCCAGCAGTCCGGCTGTTTCGGCATCGTCAATCGCGGCCGGTCGATGGCGAGCCGCAACATGGAACGCGCGATGGCGGATTCGGGCGAATTGCAGGCCGGGTCGAATCTGGGCAAGGGTCAGGTCAAGGCGGCCGACTATTTCATCCAGCCCGACATCGTCACCACCAACCGGAACAGCGGCGGCAACGCCATCGGCGGTCTGGTCGGCGGTTTCCTGGGCGGACGCACGTTGGGCGCGCTGGCCGGTGGCATTTCGGTCAAGAAGAGCGAAGCCAATGTGATGCTGTCGGTCGTGAACGCGCGCACGACTGAGGAAGAGGTGATGGCGGAAGGCTATTTCCGTAAATCGGACCTCAGCTTCGGCGGTGGCGGCGGGCTTGGCTGGATGAGCGGTCTGGCGGCGGTCGGCGGCGGCGGTTACCAGAATACCGATATCGGCCAAGTGATCGTGCTCGCCTATCTCGACGCCTATACCAAGATGGTGACGCAGATGGGCGGCCTGCCTGAAAATGCGGCGGCGGCAGCGCCAGTCGCGCAGTAA
- a CDS encoding adenylate kinase yields MNIILLGPPGAGKGTQAGHLVDDRGMVQLSTGDMLRAAVKAGTPVGLQAKALMESGALVPDEVVSGIIGEALDALAPETGVIFDGYPRTEAQAHSLDTILSDRNRTLDHVIELEVNEDALVERITGRFTCATCGAGYHDSFKQPKVEGECDKCHGHEFKRRPDDNEETVRTRMAEYRAKTAPILPIYEARGIVSRVDGMADMNEVTRAVAAILDGEAG; encoded by the coding sequence ATGAACATCATATTGCTTGGCCCGCCGGGTGCCGGGAAGGGCACGCAGGCCGGTCATCTGGTCGATGATCGCGGCATGGTGCAATTGTCCACCGGCGACATGCTGCGCGCAGCGGTAAAGGCAGGCACGCCCGTCGGGCTTCAGGCCAAGGCATTGATGGAATCCGGCGCGCTGGTGCCCGACGAAGTCGTCTCCGGCATCATCGGCGAGGCGCTCGATGCGTTGGCGCCGGAAACCGGCGTGATCTTCGACGGCTATCCCCGCACGGAGGCGCAAGCCCATTCGCTCGACACCATATTGTCGGACCGCAATCGCACGCTCGATCATGTGATCGAACTGGAAGTGAACGAAGACGCGCTGGTGGAGCGTATCACCGGCCGCTTCACCTGTGCGACCTGTGGCGCTGGCTATCATGACAGCTTCAAGCAGCCCAAGGTCGAAGGCGAGTGCGACAAGTGCCACGGGCACGAGTTCAAGCGCCGCCCCGACGATAATGAGGAAACCGTGCGTACCCGCATGGCCGAATATCGCGCCAAGACCGCGCCGATCCTGCCGATCTACGAAGCCCGCGGCATCGTGTCGCGGGTCGATGGCATGGCCGACATGAACGAAGTGACCCGCGCGGTCGCGGCGATCCTGGACGGCGAGGCGGGCTGA